The Impatiens glandulifera chromosome 8, dImpGla2.1, whole genome shotgun sequence genome includes a window with the following:
- the LOC124913322 gene encoding beta-glucosidase 12-like, producing MMLQMQELVYPRIIQYKSRRKSTASDLHTTLQGKIVKKMELEKEGGEEDFEVNEQDLDKVNVYIEHWNDDKFEDGEKDNDGFVEENKNDDVCIEDLLIHDNIEVDDDFIVQKGKKVVQKKEDFNILNSIGMDAYRISISWSRILPNGSLKGGRNEVGIQHYKTVFHELESQGKKPFVTIFHWYLRQALEDECMSFLIRDIVKDYVDYAEILFQEFGDKIKYWSTFNEPYMFIVDGYINGSMAPGYCSPWLKQLNCTRGDSAVEPYLAAHYMLLAHSAVVKLYREKY from the exons atGATGCTTCAAATGCAAGAGCTTGTCTATCCAaggataatacagtacaaatctAGGAGGAAGAGCACCGCCTCTGATCTTCACACTACCCTGCAAGGCAAGATTGTTAAgaaaatggaatt AGAAAAAGAAGGAGGTGAGGAAGATTTTGAGGTGAATGAGCAAGATTTGGATAAGGTGAATGTGTATATTGAGCATTGGAATGATGATAAatttgag gatggggaGAAAGACAATGATGGGTTTGTGGAGGAGAACAAAAATGACGATGTGTGTATTGAGGATTTGTTGATTCAtgataatattgag gtggacgatgatttcaTTGTGCAGAAGGGGAAGaaggtggtgcagaagaag GAagattttaatatcttaaacaGCATTGGCATGGATGCTTACAGAATATCAATCTCATGGAGCAGAATATTGCCTA ATGGATCCTTGAAGGGTGGTAGGAATGAGGTCGGCATCCAACATTACAAAACAGTCTTCCATGAGCTAGAATCGCAAG gtAAAAAGCCCTTTGTGACTATATTCCATTGGTATCTTCGGCAAGCACTTGAGGACGAATGTATGAGTTTTCTCATTCGTGATATTGT GAAAGATTACGTTGACTATGCAGAAATTCTTTTTCAAGAATTtggtgataaaataaaatattggtcTACTTTTAACGAGCCATACATGTTTATTGTCGATGGTTATATCAATGGTAGCATGGCTCCGGGTTATTGTTCTCCTTGGTTGAAACAATTGAATTGCACACGCGGAGATTCGGCAGTTGAACCTTATTTAGCTGCTCATTATATGCTTCTTGCTCATTCAGCCGTCGTTAAActatatagagaaaaatattag